The Helicobacter mustelae genome has a segment encoding these proteins:
- the dapE gene encoding succinyl-diaminopimelate desuccinylase produces the protein MQATEILQRLITYPTITPKECGIYAQITQILGDFEVIALDKNQIKNLFCYRVFGSQNSSEQEDSLALSASKNLGQNLKNSKNPTESAANAQKQNGDTTLKNPAINNLRDFSALAKLPHLCFAGHVDVVPPGEGWGSDPFVPLQKEGKIYGRGAQDMKGGIAGFLAAILQAKKALMSSKSPKILSVLLTSDEEGVGIDGTRYVLEFLAQKGFLPTFAIVAEPTCNLKMGDVIKIGRRGSINGELLIKGKQGHVAYPEKCKNPTEILGARLGRLAGVDLDSGDESFAPSKLVITDIRGGIEAVNVTPNSLKILFNVRNNTKTTKQDIQKYISSVLEGVEHELTLKQSSHPFLSPKEGYIAQKMQDCIQEILKISPELSTSGGTSDARFFAKYGIEVVEFGVKNDRIHGIDECVEIADLEALCAIFARLVTKFAQDKILEKNLILQKE, from the coding sequence ATGCAAGCTACTGAGATTTTGCAAAGGCTGATTACCTATCCCACCATCACGCCAAAAGAATGCGGGATTTATGCGCAAATCACGCAGATTTTGGGGGATTTTGAAGTGATTGCACTAGATAAAAACCAGATCAAAAATCTCTTTTGCTACCGAGTCTTTGGTAGCCAAAACTCGTCCGAGCAAGAAGATTCCCTAGCACTTTCTGCTAGCAAAAATCTTGGCCAAAATCTAAAAAATTCTAAAAACCCTACCGAAAGCGCCGCAAATGCACAAAAACAAAATGGTGACACAACGCTAAAAAATCCTGCCATTAACAATCTCAGAGACTTTTCTGCGCTAGCAAAGCTACCGCATCTGTGCTTTGCAGGCCATGTTGATGTAGTACCCCCAGGGGAGGGCTGGGGGAGCGATCCTTTTGTGCCATTGCAAAAGGAGGGCAAGATCTATGGCAGGGGTGCGCAAGATATGAAGGGCGGGATTGCGGGATTTTTGGCTGCCATCTTGCAGGCAAAAAAAGCCCTTATGTCTTCAAAATCCCCCAAAATCCTCTCTGTGCTGCTTACAAGCGATGAGGAAGGAGTGGGGATTGATGGCACGCGCTATGTGCTAGAATTCCTCGCACAAAAAGGATTTTTGCCCACATTTGCCATTGTAGCAGAGCCTACCTGCAATCTCAAAATGGGCGATGTCATCAAGATTGGCAGGCGCGGTTCTATCAATGGAGAGCTGCTCATCAAGGGCAAGCAGGGGCATGTGGCCTATCCAGAGAAATGTAAAAATCCCACAGAGATTTTGGGCGCGCGCTTGGGCAGGCTTGCTGGGGTGGATCTAGATAGTGGGGATGAGAGTTTTGCGCCTTCCAAGCTCGTGATCACAGATATTCGTGGGGGCATAGAGGCAGTCAATGTCACGCCAAATTCGCTAAAAATCCTCTTTAATGTGCGCAACAATACCAAGACCACCAAGCAAGATATTCAAAAATACATAAGCAGCGTGCTAGAAGGAGTGGAGCATGAGTTGACCCTCAAGCAGAGCTCTCATCCTTTTTTGAGTCCCAAAGAGGGCTACATCGCACAAAAGATGCAAGATTGCATCCAAGAGATCCTAAAAATTAGCCCAGAATTGAGCACCAGCGGGGGCACGAGCGATGCGAGATTCTTTGCAAAATATGGTATAGAAGTGGTAGAATTTGGCGTCAAAAATGATAGGATCCATGGCATCGATGAATGCGTGGAAATCGCCGATCTGGAGGCGCTTTGTGCGATTTTTGCTAGGCTTGTCACAAAATTTGCACAAGACAAAATTTTAGAAAAAAATTTAATTTTACAAAAGGAGTAA
- the mnmG gene encoding tRNA uridine-5-carboxymethylaminomethyl(34) synthesis enzyme MnmG: MMREWDVLVIGGGHAGIEASCISARMGARTHLLTMLIENIGLASCNPAIGGLGKGHLVKEVDALGGVMGRLSDKSGIQYRILNASKGPAVRGTRAQIDMDAYRIHARNHVLHTPNLSVSQEVVEELLVEDGKIKGVKTNIGKCYFAKKVIITTGTFLRGLVHIGESQSQNGRFGEDSANKLSLSLKELGFELGRLKTGTCPRIDGRSIDFSGLEIHHGDEIPPHFSYHTKDFAPSQLPCFVTYTNAKTHEIIAQNFHRAPLFTGQIEGVGPRYCPSIEDKVHRFASKERHQLFLEPQTRDGVEYYVNGLSTSLPYDIQELVIHSIAGLENARITRYGYAIEYDYCNPTALYHTLETRLISGLYFAGQINGTTGYEEAAAQGIMAGINAVLSLEGNAQKFGMEQLVLRRDEGYIGVMIDDLVTKGTNEPYRVFTSRAEYRLLLREDNALFRLGKYAYRLGLMEEEDYQMLQKDQEDIDRGMEFLTKKTLTPSKETLALLEKIHEAPIVDKCSAVLVAGRDSFSEEKFDVLDEFFKDFSLRARSQLRILCKYDAYIEKQKQSVEQMEEMLRIKIPGDFVFEGIAGLSLEVVEKLNLHRPATLFHAKNISGITPASLEVLHLYIHLHHKKSNASY; the protein is encoded by the coding sequence ATGATGAGAGAATGGGATGTTTTAGTGATTGGCGGTGGGCATGCAGGCATCGAGGCATCTTGCATCAGTGCTAGGATGGGAGCAAGGACGCATCTATTAACCATGCTTATAGAAAACATCGGGCTTGCTAGCTGCAATCCTGCCATCGGGGGTCTTGGTAAGGGGCATTTAGTCAAGGAGGTGGATGCACTAGGAGGCGTGATGGGGAGACTTAGTGATAAAAGCGGCATCCAATACCGCATCCTCAATGCCTCCAAGGGTCCAGCAGTCCGAGGGACACGCGCCCAGATTGATATGGATGCCTATCGCATTCATGCTAGAAATCATGTGCTCCATACGCCAAATTTGAGTGTATCTCAAGAAGTGGTCGAGGAACTGCTTGTAGAAGATGGAAAGATTAAGGGTGTGAAAACCAACATTGGCAAGTGTTATTTTGCAAAAAAAGTCATCATCACCACAGGTACTTTTTTGCGTGGGCTGGTGCATATCGGAGAGTCCCAAAGCCAGAATGGTCGCTTTGGTGAGGATAGTGCCAATAAGCTCTCTTTGAGTCTTAAAGAGCTGGGGTTTGAGCTTGGCAGGCTCAAGACTGGTACCTGTCCGCGCATAGATGGCAGGAGCATTGATTTTTCGGGTTTGGAAATCCATCATGGCGATGAAATCCCGCCGCATTTTAGCTATCACACCAAAGACTTTGCGCCATCGCAATTGCCCTGTTTTGTGACCTACACCAATGCCAAAACCCATGAAATCATTGCGCAAAATTTCCATCGCGCCCCGCTGTTTACTGGTCAGATTGAGGGGGTGGGGCCGCGCTATTGCCCCAGCATCGAGGATAAGGTCCATCGATTTGCAAGCAAGGAGCGCCATCAATTATTCCTAGAGCCCCAGACTAGGGATGGCGTGGAATACTATGTTAATGGCCTGAGTACCTCGCTACCCTATGACATCCAAGAGCTTGTGATCCACTCCATCGCGGGCCTAGAAAATGCGCGCATCACACGCTATGGCTATGCGATTGAATATGACTACTGCAATCCCACAGCGCTCTATCACACGCTAGAAACCCGCCTTATTTCTGGGCTTTATTTTGCTGGTCAGATTAATGGCACCACTGGCTATGAGGAGGCTGCAGCCCAAGGCATCATGGCTGGCATCAATGCGGTGCTAAGTCTTGAGGGGAATGCGCAAAAATTTGGCATGGAGCAGCTAGTATTGCGCCGTGATGAGGGCTATATTGGCGTGATGATTGATGATCTAGTCACCAAGGGCACCAATGAGCCTTATCGTGTCTTTACCTCGCGGGCAGAATATCGCCTATTGCTTCGCGAAGACAATGCCCTCTTTCGCCTGGGCAAATATGCCTATAGGCTTGGCCTCATGGAGGAGGAGGATTATCAAATGCTGCAAAAAGATCAAGAAGACATTGATAGGGGCATGGAATTTTTGACAAAAAAAACTCTCACCCCTTCCAAAGAAACACTAGCCCTGCTGGAAAAAATCCATGAGGCGCCCATCGTGGATAAATGCAGTGCGGTGCTTGTGGCAGGACGCGATAGCTTTAGCGAAGAAAAGTTTGATGTCTTGGATGAATTTTTCAAAGATTTTAGCTTGCGTGCAAGGTCTCAGCTGCGCATCCTATGCAAATATGATGCCTATATAGAAAAGCAAAAGCAAAGTGTCGAGCAGATGGAGGAGATGCTGCGCATCAAGATCCCTGGAGATTTTGTTTTTGAAGGAATAGCAGGGCTAAGTTTAGAAGTGGTAGAAAAGCTAAATCTCCATCGTCCCGCCACACTTTTTCATGCCAAAAATATCAGCGGCATCACGCCTGCAAGCCTAGAAGTCTTGCATCTCTACATCCATCTCCACCACAAAAAAAGCAATGCAAGCTACTGA